DNA sequence from the Cucumis melo cultivar AY chromosome 6, USDA_Cmelo_AY_1.0, whole genome shotgun sequence genome:
ttttactatatttacaaattttaaaaatattgttatatacttaattagtatttttaaaatttctatctattataattaccttaatttttttatctatgTAAAATGTCATATAACATTAGTTTTAGTTAAATCTTATCTCATTTTGAATACCTACTTTATGAACTCAAAACTTTATCTTGTAGTTTGTATTTTGTTCTAGTTTGGTTTGTATTTTTCTAggtatatatacttttaattttatactttcagtaattcttataaaataaaaccaaatatTAATATATCACCGTTTTCTgttatttactattttattattattattatttataagtCTATAGTACATATATTTACagctaaatttaaaatttacaaattaaatttgaactatatttaagatttattaaaagaCGTATTTTGTATAGTTGAAATTATAGATATTAAATAtaatgaatttaaaatataCAAATGAAAAATAACGGTTGAATTagaaattttggccaattaaatcgCGTCGTAGCaaaattattatgattataatttgattggatttaggtAGTCAAATTTTCTCATATCCAACCCAATTCAAGTTCCTGATGAAAATTTAAGCCAAAGAAATACTGGACTCAAACCCGCCAAATAAGTGGACTCGAACCCGAGCCCACCAGACGCATGGGTCCAAGTCCAAGCCCAATAAACAAAATGGGTCCAAACTCGAGCTCAACAGTCAAATGGGCCTAAGCCCAAGCCCAACAGTTAAATGGACCTAAGCCCAAACCAACCTAAAGCCCATggaaattctctataaatagagaccgtCCCATTCATTTTGAAGATCTTTGGTTGAAGGAAGAATTGAAACTCTGAAGAACTGAAGTTATGAAGAATTGAAGATTTAAACTTCAAAAAGCTCTCAAAACTTGCAAATTCTTATTAACCTTGAGATCATCATCTTCTGAAAGATCAAAGATTTGGAATATTAAACTTTCCTTGGATTCTAGAAGATTGAAGTTTGAATTAACTTCATGAACATCgaagataataaaattttaagtttaaattgtatTTGAAAGAAAGCATCAAATGAGTAAATACTAGAGATTGTATTCACAACACcatataaatcaatacaaagttcaatttcacgaattacatttctattgaaatctcgtgtgaatagTGACATTTTCGGTGTATCTTTTATTGACTTTATTTCATTTTAGTCCATCTAGGTTTTTAAATCATCATTTTTAGTTAGTCtagaaaagtaaaataaaaaaatgatatgaTTTTGTTAAAAGAGTTTCATAGATTATGGTTTCAACTTTAAATGGCCATAGATTTTCAAGTTTTCATTGCTTTGTGACTTCGTAATCTCCTCTCTATTGCACAACGTTAGATCATCTCCTAATAATTAATTCCAACCTGTGGCATTGTAAAAGTGATTAAGTAGAGTCGGTCTCTGCTAAGATCTCGTTCAATTAGAACAatctatttattaatttatataattttaattaaaaacatgaaatatgtttggctctttaattaattacttgGTTTTAGTCTTCAATTTCGATCCCTTCAATCTATCTATTGTCGTGAGTGAGTTTGATTGTTTATGTCAATTACTAATTAAATCATTCGTTCAACCTTTAATAAATAGAGAGAGAGGTCATTGAATTAATAGGATTGAAATGAATCAGAAGgttgaattatttttaaatcaaataaatagaAAGAACTCACAATAGCTTAAGTTCTAAAAcatctattttttcttttaatgaagTATTCCAACGTAGAGAAAGAAATATCAACAACTTTTACCGTAAACATTAAATTTTACCAAAATTTACTTTAATAATACAAAATGATTGCCCATCTTTTTATCTTTATCAATTCGACTGAGGACAAATTTAAACTCACGTTGTCCTTGTAGGTAAAAAAGTGAGAAACTTATTTGGTAGGTCATCTATAGATTTATTTGGTTAAGAATGGAGACTCATTTGTGAAGTCTGTTATCAAATCATAGATTTATTTAACTAACTATGGAAACTAATTCGTAGGTCGACCATCGGATCATAATACCTAAGTATGGGGGTTGACCCTATAATAGCAAAGATTATATACATAAGTACTGCATTTTTGCACATACTTAGATCACAAGTGAAATAGATCTAATTATTCACCATGGTTAGTAACAACTTGATTAATTAATGTTTGAGAAATTAGTAAATAAACTTTATGAAGCTTATTTCTATATAATCGAGAGGGCTCGTAACATTTAAGGAATGTCAAAATACATTGGAATTTTTATACTCTTTAActttttctaaataattaatGGGCGAAGTATAGGTGATCAAGTTGTAAGTTTATTGATTTCACAGGAGATTTGTTTGATTGTTGGGTTGGATGTAAGGAATTTATGGTTGGTAGAAAATGTTGGTATTAGCGGATGTTATCAATATTAGggagaaaaatatcaaaatttagtCGAAAAAAGGAGAAAGCATTAAAGTAAAAACAGTTGGtgtataaaattaataattatgaaTGGTAAGGGttgaaataaaagaaataaaaataataataaagagggaggaaaaaagtgtaaattaaatttttataaaaaaaagagtaGAATAAGAGAAGAAGCCAAAACCAACTCCCACTGGGGACTGGGTACTGGCGACTGCTGTGgatagaaaaaggaataaaagaaaaacaattaagGGGCTCAGGTAAGGTAAGGTAAGGTGAGGTGAGCCATTAAAACGTGTATTGGATCCACATGGACTATGACGCTCACGTACGAACGGCGGTAGCTTAATACAGCCCTCATAAAAGTTACGGATGGCACACCCCGTAATTTCCTCCTAAAAACAGTCTCATTTATCTGACACTTCACATTTAAAACACTTTGGCAGGGATATGGTCATACATTACAGATAAACATAGAGATACACACAAATCAAATACataactattttcttttttgctttatTATTTCACTTCTACCATTTTAAATAACacacaaatatatttaatttcacaATTGTGAtcctaaaaaataaatatgaacAACCTTGAAAGAAactacattttatttttttaatctttaaaataataaaattctcATAATATTTGTCTACATCTTTTGACATTAATTAACTTAAAGATAACCCGGAGGTGAAATTTTAAATACGTTTAATAGTcgtgaaaaattaataaaaactaattaattatagtttttaaattaattaatagaggTTTACCTTAAAAGATAGAACATTCAAAATGTTAATCTTAGTTTCAGTaacatttatttataaaaattaaggctaaaatttggaaagaaaatttaaaatgaaaaaaaaaaagaaaaaagaaaaaagaaaaaaaaaaatagagacaAGGCAGAGTGTGGGGGCCTCTCTCTCTTCGAAACAAGAGATAAGGACACATGCATGTTGACTCATGGTTAAATTACCTCCGGTTACAAACTAACCATGGTTAACTTTCTCCAAGCTCtcttccatctctctctctctctgtttcaCCACCAGTTCGTTTCTTGAGTGGGAGAGACGAAGCTGTTCTTCTCTATTTCTTtactctctttctctctctcatcTTCATCATTACAAATCGAATCCTTTGTTTTAATTTCTGTACatatttctttctcttcttcttcttcaacggATCTTAAatctctgttttttcttttttctttttctttttttttgcttttgatttcatcatcattctcttcattttcaGTTCAGGATTTCATTCTCTCCTCCATTTTCAACCACTGCTCCAATTTTTTGTTCCTTCTTCTGTTTCTTCCTCACTATATTCCATTCCCTTTTCCCCAATCTCTCTCCCTTCTCTCTGCAATTGCAGATCTAGGTTTTTGAACTGCCCCAGATGCGAGATTTGTTCTTTTATTCTCTTCACTTCCTTGGATCTGTCAACTTCCCCGCGGATTTCAAATTTCATTAGACAATCCCTCCGAGATCTGCTTCAATTCCTCCCATTTTccccccttcttcttcttccggTATGTAATACTCATACTGCTGCATAAAGCAGAGTTTTTTTCTCGTTTTCTTTTTGGAgcttaaatatatttttcttcagAAAGtttttgcttcttcttctttttcctttccctGGGGAAAGTTGGgtctatttttataattttttttctcctgGGAAAGTTTTGTTTTTGGGGGAATTTTCTGTTTGGATGCTGAGAAACGATGAATTATTTTCCCGACGAGGTTTTAGAACATGTTTTCGATTATGTAACGTCTCACCGGGACCGGAACGCGGTGTCCTTGGTGTGCAAATTGTGGTACAGAGTTGATAGATTTAGTAGACAGAAAGTGTTCGTCGGAAATTGCTATTCGATCACGCCGGAGAGGGTAATCGGAAGATTCCCCTGTGTTAAATCCCTAACCCTAAAGGGAAAGCCCCATTTCGCTGATTTCAATTTGGTCCCTCATGATTGGGGTGGCTACGTTTACCCTTGGATCCAAGCCTTTGCGAAGCGCAGGATTTCCCTCGAGGAGCTTCGTTTGAAGCGGATGGTCGTCACCGACGACAGTCTCGAGCTTCTTTCTCGATCCTTCCCCAATTTCAAGTCCCTTCTGCTTTTCAGCTGTGAGGGATTTACCACCAATGGCCTTGCTGCCATTGCTGCCAATTGCaggtataataataataaaagaagaagaaaattcccttttttcttttttctgatGAGCTTTGTTTGTTGGTTTGTAATTAGAGACGTTGCTTTTACTTACTATTCTTGGTTGTTGTGGGTCTATTGGTTTGTGAAACTCTTGTTTTGTCTGAGATGAGCATTTTAAGGATAGATGGTCTGTTGTACTGTTTTGTTGATTGTTGACTTTCGAGCTATGTTTAGGGATTATGCTGTCCGTGGGTTTTTTCTTCACCTGCTGTGTAGATTGTAGTTACACAAAATTTGTAGGGTCTTTGAGTGATGTGAGATTATGGTTTCTTGATGTGTTTTGCTTTCTGTTTCCCGATTCATTTTAGGTTTCTGAGGGAGCTTGACCTGCAAGAGAATGAAATTGATGACCATAGTAATTACTGGCTTAGCTGCTTCCCGGAGAGCTGCACGTCGCTTGTCTCCCTGAATTTTGCTTGCCTCAGAGGAGAAGTGAATCTGGGTGCTCTTGAGAGGCTTGTAGCAAGATCTCCTAACCTCAAGAGTTTGAGGCTGAACCGTGCAGTGCCTATTGAAACCTTGCAAAATATATTGGCAAATGCTCCTCAACTTGTGGACTTGGGCACCGGGTCTTACGTTCATGATCGAGATTCTGAGATCTATGACAATCTCAAGAACACCCTTCTGAAATGCAAATCAATCAGGAGTTTATCTGGTTTTTTAGATGTTTCTCCTTGCTGCCTGGCCTCCATTTACCCAATTTGCTCCAATTTGACATCCTTGAACCTGAGCTATGCTCCTGGGCTTCATGGCAATGAGCTCATAAAGGTCATTCAGTATTGCGAGAGACTTCAACGATTGTGGGTATGTACTCATCCGACCTTACTGCTACAATATAATGCTTTACATATGTATATGATTTCACCTCTATGTATGGATAtactttatatattttgaatGATGAGAAATGTTATTGGGTGATCTTCACAGATTCTGGATGGTATTGGAGACAAAGGACTGGAAGTTGTTGCTTCATCTTGTAACGAATTGCAGGAATTGAGGGTTTTCCCATCTGACCTCTCCGGGGCTGGTAATGTTGCTGTCACAGAAGAAGGTTTGGTAGCCATATCGAAGGGGTGCCCCAAACTTCATTCGATATTGTACTTCTGCCATCAGATGACAAATGCTGCCCTTGTAACTGTAGCAaagaacaacccaaacttcataCGTTTTAGGCTGTGCATCCTCGACCCCACAAAACCAGATCCTGTTACTGGGTATCCACTGGATGAAGGTTTTGGGGCGATTGTTCAAGCGTGTAAAGGTCTGAGACGTTTATCTCTCTCAGGCCTTCTTACGGATCAGGTATTTTATTACATTGGTGAATATGCAAAGCATCTAGAAATGCTTTCGTTAGCATTTGCTGGGAACAGTGACAAGGGAATGATTCACGTATTGAGTGGTTGCAAGAAACTTCGCAAGCTCGAGATCATGGACAGCCCGTTTGGTGACATGGCACTTCTGCAGGACGTTGGGAAGTATGAAACAATGCGATCCCTTTGGATGTCGTCCTGTGAGATTACTCTTGGTGGCTGCAAGACATTAGCAAAGAAGATGCCGAGGCTGAACGTGGAGATCATCAACGAGAATGATCAGTTGGGATTCTGCCGCAATGTGGATATGATCAACGAGAATGGTCAGTCAGAAGTCTGCCGTGATGATGAGCAGAAAGTAGGGAAAATGTATCTGTACCGTACATTAGTAGGACCAAGGAAAGATGCTCCTAAGTTTGTATGGACATTGTAGATTGATACTTCTTTCCATCAAGGCTTCTGAATTTTACTTTGTACCTTTTTCTTTGTTAGGCAAACTGACCAGTGGGATTTTTATTTAGCTATGTGAGCTTAGTGTATTGGTGTTTATTGTAATTATTGGGAGTTTTTCAATTTGTAATCTGCATTGATGTTAGACAGACTTTGCAATTCCAGTTTTCTCATTTCTCAATTGCTCTTTGGATTCTTCTATTCATTTGCTTAAAATATGCTGTGTCCCTTCCACTCTTTTGGTGGTGTATAAATTAGGGGTGACTATAATAGACTGAAAAGAAAAATCGAGTCTAATTGAAATTGATCGGTTTGGTTTTCAAATTGAGAAGTTTcaaaaaacattttaaagagTTAAATCGATCGATCTTACAAACACCAACTGATTGATTGATGTTTACTTATTGATAGTTGAGGTTGGTTTGATTGAAAAATAGATGAAGGGTTTGTCAAAAAAATATAAAGGTTGACAATGGGTTTCTAAGAATATATAGAGGTTAACAACGAATAGTTTTGTCTTCATTTAATTGATCTAAACACGTGTACTAATATATAAGATGGAATTTCAATTCAATTATATGGAATTCCTTGTCCCCTCACTTTCTCtggagaaggaaaaaaaaaggcaatGGATCTTATTTGTTGCTTACCAAAGTAAAAGGTGCTTAATTGtgattattatatttattgCTCATATTTCCAACCTCCTCTGGAAAGAAAGTTATTCAGATGTTTTAGCTTCATGATCGTAAGGTCAAAGTtataacaaaagaaagaaaaacccCTTCACAAAAGGAAAGTGGGGTCAGCATCAGTTTGCCACTCAGAAAATTAAAATGTTTGGATACCAAATGAAGGATCAAACCAAGTTTCAAATAGCATATTCTGCTTTCTGTATCAAGGCTCCACAGAAACTATGCatcaaaatctttaaaaaattgatCTGGATGACAACAATAGGGATTCCAAGTCTAATAGTATTATCTACTATTTGTTTAGGTATGTATAAAAGTAAATAAGAACATTTAGATACCAAACAATACAGAGATAGTTTGCAATCACACAAACCAGAAactacaaatataacaaagtgatGTGAAAATAGTAGTCGGTTCACAATAGAAGACATGAACACAGCATAATAGAAGACATGAACACAGCACCACTGAACCGACTGAAGGAGAAACACTATTTTGCAATCGTCTATCGGAAGCAGGCCAAGCACTCCTCCAACATACAACAACAACAAAGTGTAGCTAAGCTGCACAAGAGAACAATAAGTTTAATGTTACTGATAATCAAAAGTCAGTCACTGGACACTCGCTAAAAAGGAACCAAGAACcaagaaataaaaaatgaaaacgtTACTCAATGGAACTTATTTCACAATTCTTAGACATTATTTCTCAGTTTGATCGAGCAAAGGCACAAGGACCTGTAATTACTAAAACATTATCCGTTGGACGAAAGAAAACTTGTTAAATGTTCTTTTCtatatttttggaaaagaaaCAAGCATTGAACTTCAAGAACCCAAAAAAGGAAGCATCGAAGTTCTACACAAGTACTCCACTCAACAAGGAAAGGGAGCAAGCCAATAAAACACGCCCGAATGAGTGGGCTTTTTTAGCTGTCTCATGCACAACAAGAACATTAAAACGTCTACAAACATGGGTATTAAGATAAGGAACATGCAAAACTGATTTCCAAATTACAAAGGGGGCAGTATTAAAGATAATGGACCCACATTAGCAAAAATCAGAATGTTAAAGTCCCAACAATAACTTGACAAACAGATAGTCCAATTCAATAGTTTTATCAAAGCTACAAAACATAAAAGGAGGAAGAAAGGAAGGGATCATAAAGTAGCATAAAAGGAGAAGCATCAGATGCTCTGTGCACCCATATCAAACATTACATGACCAATTTACTTTTCCCTATTGCTGACTAAACTAAGAAAAATACTGCTTAGTTCACTATACAAGAACAAAGATGATTTTGATTGGTTCAGGATAGCCACTTCCATTCTATAATGTCCTTAGATAGAGTGCATCCAAACAAATTGAAAATGTTAGACCCCATTTGATAACAAGGTTCTTTTCGCTTTATGAAAAGTAAGCTTATAAATACCACTTTAAGCAATGGATttctttggttttctttttctactttttacAAATGGTTTCAAAATTCAAGCCAAAGTTTCGAAAACTGAAAAAGCACTTAAGAACTCAAATGTTTCCCAAGGAAGGAACATTATTGTAAAGAACAACCAGCAAAATTTTCCAAAACCGAAATACTAAATGGTTATCAAATAGGGGTTTGAACTCCTCAGCCCAAAAGCCTATTGCAAGAAGGCATTGTTCAAGAGGGATGGAACAATAATGTCGCTTATGATCCTACACAATTGGATGTATGAgcaagaaatttaaaaaatgtagttcAATCATGAATTGAAAAATTACGAAGGGACAGCCATAGTGTTGGCCTTCACTGAATACATATATATTCCATTGTAAGAGAAAGATGTGTATcaaattgaaagaagaaaaagaaaattgaattgcCAATTTCGAAATCCCAAAAAATCCAGAAAACATTAATTTTTCCCAAATCCTATGAATTCCCAGAGCacagaaaaatgaatgcatCAACAAGATCACAATTCAGAAAGTGAAACAAACAAATGAAAATGGAATCAACAAAATGATAATCCAAATAGTAATTGAAGAAATTAGAGGGGAAAGCCTACCATCCATGAAGGAAGGAGGAACAATCATTTCGATCATCGTAGTGATAGTGCTGATGATGATAAGGCGGTGGAGGAGGAGGAGGCGGGGGCGCCGATGGCTGATACCCATCATAGAAATAGCCTTGATAGCCTTGATGCGGCGGCGGTGGGGGTGGCTGATGGCCGGGATATCCAGGCTGCGGTGGAGGGTACCctatagaagaaaagaaaaaaaaggaatgagatgaagtgaaaaagaaaaaaggagagaaatagaaaagaaagagatgtGACCGGGAGGCGGGTAGGTTTCCGGCGGAGGATGGTTGTAGCCGTAAGAGTAACTCATAATTCTTTGGGAATAGAAATGGAAATGGAGAAATTTGGAGATctggaagaagaagataaaaacAATAACAGCAGATCAATTGCTTAACGTGGTGGGTAATGGGTATGTCCCCTTCTCACAAGTTCTAGTTGTATgcatttataattttaatttggatATTTACATTACATATCcaatcatattttcttttaaataattgCATATTGGTCCCAAATATTGTTCAAATGCACCACTCAACCCACCTATAACTACTTAAATTACCAATTTAGTCTTCAATCTTTGTAAGGAATACAAAAATTGGAGCTATGGGGTTCTCTCTGTTAGAACCGTGTGCATTTGTAAAGCCTTTGGGCTGTCAGTAGGGATCCTCTGTGATGAGCTGGTTGGGAGGTTGAGATCCTCAATGGATCGATCCCATGAGCAACATGCTAGAGGAGAAAATTTGCATAGTGGCTTCTACAACGATATAGTTGTCGAATATGATAATAACTAGGAAAATCTTCAAAGGATGGTGCCAAAGATATGTAAACCCTAGTCATTCTTAAATTGTTCAGAGTGACTTGTGTCTAAGTTGAGTTTGATATGTGTAAACATGAGTTTAAACCTAAATGTTTCTAAGCATGCTTTGTAAATTCTGAATGATACTTCTGTACTGATTTAGTAAATAATTTACAAAGCATGAGTTTAAGTATAAGTTCAAAAGTACAAGTTTAAAGCCCGAGTTTATGTTAAGCATGTTTTATAAGCTATTTCCAAACATTTCTTATAAACATGAGATTTAAAAGCTAGATTTCTAAAGTGTTTAAAGCAAACACATGTTTTTAAACTATTAAATGATTTGAGCAAAGCAAGAATTAAATCAAATATATGTTCAAGCTAAGATTTCAAGTATGTTTTACATGAAGATCCGTTGATTACACTTTTCATTTAAGTTTTGACACATgttttttgttggaatttatgtcctaaaactcgtattttgttacttgattcaataaatttgttattgaatgttataatcttgaaaccaataaattaaggtcccgaggccattttactaaatttatcaatacacttaaactttatgtagagacataaaaatggattaagttcgagttaatagcccaaatagtctatagtgtatgaataaggttggggcCTTATTCTGGAataacactatggatgcggtctGCTCCATGGTTAATACAAACAATGTaatcctgaattgttcatgtaggGACATGGCAgtgactggaaccacgaaatagtcacttttagttataacaccgtaaactataaactaactattttatttatgatgacctaggtaacttgatcttaatcttgagctaactatgaacttttgttcattcggtagtatccttagatctgcataggtgaggacaaCTCTTcttcgctggcccaataagcctccaatttcagggataagatcgagtgaatagctagggacatagggtgcaagacggaattcactcctacccacttctggaatagtagataggttgttcccttaagaactgaatccaagtcttgaacaagaggtcccaccttctcattggtccgagaaggattcaggtttataggttggaccttaaaccaattgttcaatagtggatcggtgggccttaaggagcaagatgtaatctcgggggtaaaacaatattttgacccagccaagattacgaacaatctgtgaaggatcaacttacccatcatggttatatcaggtggacagaaatatatctatagtgaggggagtacaattatgagtctttagtggaatgactcattagttaacgaatgttgattaacctttgtctaaaagagtttagccagttaatctcgaatcgttggagcccatgatctataggtctattaggttcccctactagctcatatggattcaactaagaacaatatgttgaagtaactcgaattgttcgaattaggaaaagagagagaaatcgacaaatatatatatgatataagtccgtagatataaactttaagctttatgtttaaatattatttaaataaatatgaatatatattcatatttagaagcttgaaaagttttgaaacggtcaaaattgtaaaagtcaatatgttgacttttgactttgaaaaacaaaattttgactagatttatattcaaatatgattttgaatgttagaaaaatgaatgcggattcatactcgaaaggttgaaattagtcaagacgggtaaaatagcaaaaagtcaaaaagttgacttttgactaggAAAAGtcaagtcaaagtttgactttgacttaattggtcaaatggcCAAATTACCCTTTAACTAAtttctttattaattaaatgttagtgggaaatgtgacagcttataatgtatttagaagccactaatttcattaatagttaatgaattaattaggtgttgagatttcatgaaataaattgcattcattttaaatgcaatttttctatatataaacttccatttacagaatgagaagaaGACGATTCTGATGAAAAatctctaaacgatacacctaccTTCATTCATCTCTCTAAAGGTTTCCTTCACAAAaatgagtcccacaactcggttcttagtcttgagattagtaggtcactactacaaaatctactttacttgacactaggcacttttacatacttgacgcttttgttaaaaaaaagtcAAGTATTGACAaggaaaaacgtcaagtatagtcacAAAAAAGCGGAGTTTTCACGGAGTTTTTTGGATAATTTTATGCTaacctttacttgacgtttttttcgcgtcaagtataaatgacattttacttgacgttgtattcgtgtcaagtattgcgaaacgttacttgacgcgaaaacaacgtcaagtatagtttaaagaagacaaaatttttaccaaaattttcgaattatttttacttgacgttttgtgtcacgtcaagtatagttgagattatacttgacggttttttagcgtcaagtatagtgcaaattttacttgacgtttattctgcgtcaagtatagttggcatttacttgacgtggaaataacatcaagtatagttaaaatttttatttgatactttgaaaattaatattttaaaaatgtcaaatataaaaatataaaaatattaaatataaaaatattttttatttctcttatttcattaaataaacttattaaaataaatttattaaaataaattactaaaataaagttattacaatgttattaaaataaacttattaaaacaaacttattaaaataaattttccaaaagaaacttattaaaaagtaatccgatttttgtagtagtgggtcaacatagtggttgtcctttgcttgtgatcttcaggcagagaagaaattttggaacgaactagaagttgagaactacaaaggtaagctcatcgtttaccttatattttcttcatttaggTTTATCGTTTAGTTACTGCATGTtgatttctaaatcgtttagatgcatatagagtaattcatgatcctagtcttccgctgcatgtttctctgatgtttttttccatcatttccCATACTGATATGAGGACAGTAAGACCTTACAAGGCAATAAGACCTATGTTTCTTGTACATCAGTGAATGCACAAAATATTGTTCTTAAATGAGAAGGTTACGGTTAGAACTGTCTATGGTTTGAGAGTTATGAGCTGAGACGTCATCTATGTTATGTTAGAGACGAGTTATAGAGTAATGTACAAGCtgaatttataaatttttatttaactGCTTGCATGTTTACAGAAGCTAAAGTTTGAGCATAACTACTTGACAAAAGCATG
Encoded proteins:
- the LOC103491723 gene encoding protein AUXIN SIGNALING F-BOX 2-like gives rise to the protein MNYFPDEVLEHVFDYVTSHRDRNAVSLVCKLWYRVDRFSRQKVFVGNCYSITPERVIGRFPCVKSLTLKGKPHFADFNLVPHDWGGYVYPWIQAFAKRRISLEELRLKRMVVTDDSLELLSRSFPNFKSLLLFSCEGFTTNGLAAIAANCRFLRELDLQENEIDDHSNYWLSCFPESCTSLVSLNFACLRGEVNLGALERLVARSPNLKSLRLNRAVPIETLQNILANAPQLVDLGTGSYVHDRDSEIYDNLKNTLLKCKSIRSLSGFLDVSPCCLASIYPICSNLTSLNLSYAPGLHGNELIKVIQYCERLQRLWILDGIGDKGLEVVASSCNELQELRVFPSDLSGAGNVAVTEEGLVAISKGCPKLHSILYFCHQMTNAALVTVAKNNPNFIRFRLCILDPTKPDPVTGYPLDEGFGAIVQACKGLRRLSLSGLLTDQVFYYIGEYAKHLEMLSLAFAGNSDKGMIHVLSGCKKLRKLEIMDSPFGDMALLQDVGKYETMRSLWMSSCEITLGGCKTLAKKMPRLNVEIINENDQLGFCRNVDMINENGQSEVCRDDEQKVGKMYLYRTLVGPRKDAPKFVWTL
- the LOC103491722 gene encoding cysteine-rich and transmembrane domain-containing protein WIH2-like, producing the protein MSYSYGYNHPPPETYPPPGYPPPQPGYPGHQPPPPPPHQGYQGYFYDGYQPSAPPPPPPPPPYHHQHYHYDDRNDCSSFLHGCLATLCCCCMLEECLACFR